From the Desulfarculaceae bacterium genome, one window contains:
- a CDS encoding ABC transporter permease: protein MGMLDEAGELLLLFLQTVLWFFRPPFRFHLLFKQFEFVGVGSINVTLLTGAFTGGVFALQSYHGFSLFGAESLVGSTVALALTRELGPVLTSLMVTGRAGSAMAAELGTMRVTEQVDALYVMAVNPVQYLVVPRVLAGVVMLPVLTIIADFVGIVGSYIVGVHLLGINHGIFISKIIEYLEFSDISMGMTKAAFFGLILSMVGCFKGFYTTGGAEGVGRATTQAVVLASVLILASDYVLTAIMF, encoded by the coding sequence CTGGGTATGCTGGATGAAGCGGGAGAGCTGCTCCTGCTTTTTCTGCAGACGGTGCTGTGGTTTTTCCGGCCGCCTTTCCGCTTCCATCTCCTGTTCAAGCAGTTCGAGTTCGTGGGAGTGGGCTCCATCAACGTGACCCTGCTCACCGGCGCTTTCACCGGCGGCGTGTTCGCCTTGCAGAGCTACCACGGCTTTTCCCTGTTCGGGGCCGAGAGCCTGGTGGGCTCCACCGTGGCCCTGGCCCTCACCCGCGAGCTGGGCCCGGTGCTCACCTCGCTCATGGTCACCGGCCGGGCGGGCAGCGCCATGGCCGCCGAGCTGGGAACCATGCGGGTCACCGAACAGGTGGACGCCCTCTATGTCATGGCGGTCAACCCGGTGCAGTACCTGGTGGTGCCCCGGGTGCTGGCCGGGGTGGTCATGCTCCCGGTGCTCACCATCATCGCCGACTTCGTGGGCATCGTGGGGTCTTATATCGTGGGGGTGCACCTGCTGGGCATCAACCACGGCATCTTCATCAGCAAGATCATCGAATATCTCGAGTTTTCCGACATATCCATGGGCATGACCAAGGCGGCCTTTTTCGGCCTGATCCTGTCCATGGTGGGTTGTTTCAAGGGTTTCTACACCACCGGCGGCGCCGAGGGGGTGGGCCGCGCCACCACCCAGGCGGTGGTCCTGGCCAGCGTACTCATCCTGGCCTCGGACTACGTGCTCACCGCGATCATGTTCTAG
- the thiD gene encoding bifunctional hydroxymethylpyrimidine kinase/phosphomethylpyrimidine kinase, which yields MSISRVLIIAGSDSGGGAGIQADLKAVGALGGHASTVITALTAQNTIGVRAVHPVPLDFVEQQFAAVIEDIGTDAVKTGMLHSAELVELVSGLLAGVKAPVVVDPVMVAKGGSRLLAAEAVQAVRSMLLPRATLITPNLDEAAELLGRPITDRAGMELAAKELVGLGAQAALIKGGHLQGEPGDLLFDGSQTYFFSAPRIDTPHTHGTGCTLASAIAALLAQGWELAPAVERARLLVRRAIASGLAIGQGHGPVHALADLAPRLALGECLAEMDAALERLETVDGLASMIPEVRGQLGYGLPGASSAAEVLAVAGRISHIGTRLKAVGPARLGASSHVAKIVLAAMAKDPAMRAAMACNFSEELVERAKALGWSVGEFSRAEEPPEVKRMEGSTLEWGTTRAIEVMGKVPEVIFDRGENGKEPVLRLLAQSPGEIVDRLLLLAGKEG from the coding sequence ATGAGCATCTCGCGGGTGTTGATCATCGCCGGTTCCGACTCCGGCGGGGGAGCGGGCATCCAGGCCGACCTGAAGGCCGTGGGCGCCCTGGGCGGACACGCCAGCACGGTGATCACCGCGCTGACCGCCCAAAACACCATTGGGGTGCGCGCGGTGCACCCGGTGCCCCTGGACTTCGTGGAGCAGCAGTTCGCCGCGGTGATCGAGGACATCGGCACCGACGCGGTGAAGACCGGCATGTTGCACTCGGCCGAGCTGGTGGAGCTGGTCTCCGGCCTGCTGGCCGGGGTCAAGGCTCCGGTGGTGGTGGACCCGGTGATGGTGGCCAAGGGCGGCAGCCGCCTGCTGGCCGCCGAGGCGGTGCAAGCGGTGCGCTCCATGCTCCTGCCCCGGGCCACGCTGATCACCCCCAACCTGGACGAGGCGGCCGAGCTGCTGGGACGGCCCATCACCGACCGGGCGGGCATGGAGCTGGCCGCCAAGGAGCTGGTGGGCCTGGGGGCTCAGGCGGCCTTGATAAAGGGCGGCCATCTGCAAGGCGAGCCCGGCGACCTGCTCTTCGACGGCAGCCAGACCTATTTCTTCTCCGCCCCGCGCATCGACACCCCCCACACCCACGGCACCGGCTGCACCCTGGCCTCGGCCATCGCGGCCCTGTTGGCCCAGGGGTGGGAGCTGGCCCCGGCGGTTGAGCGGGCCCGCCTGCTGGTGCGCCGCGCCATCGCGTCCGGGTTGGCCATCGGCCAAGGCCACGGCCCGGTGCACGCCCTGGCCGACCTGGCCCCGCGCCTGGCCCTGGGCGAGTGTTTGGCCGAGATGGACGCGGCCCTCGAGCGCCTGGAGACGGTGGACGGCCTGGCCTCCATGATCCCCGAGGTGCGCGGCCAGTTGGGCTACGGCCTGCCCGGCGCCTCCTCGGCCGCCGAGGTGTTGGCCGTGGCCGGGCGCATCAGCCACATCGGCACCCGCCTCAAGGCGGTGGGCCCGGCCCGTCTTGGCGCCTCCAGCCACGTGGCCAAGATCGTTTTGGCGGCCATGGCCAAGGACCCGGCCATGCGCGCGGCCATGGCCTGCAACTTCTCCGAGGAGCTGGTGGAGCGGGCCAAGGCCTTGGGCTGGAGCGTAGGCGAGTTTTCCCGGGCCGAGGAGCCGCCCGAGGTCAAACGCATGGAAGGCTCCACTCTGGAATGGGGCACCACCCGGGCCATCGAGGTCATGGGCAAGGTTCCCGAGGTAATATTCGACCGCGGCGAAAACGGCAAGGAGCCGGTGCTGCGTCTTTTGGCCCAGAGCCCCGGCGAGATCGTGGATCGCCTGCTGCTCTTGGCCGGCAAGGAAGGTTAA
- a CDS encoding MCE family protein yields the protein MAGVSTEAKVGIFVLVGVAILAYMTIRLGDFKLGGPEGYKVYAVFDQASGLKKMAPVEMAGIQIGQVQQIALDRGKARVTMLISKDVPLAEDVTALIRTRGVLGDKFIALEPGSPGAPKLKQGEQITRAEVPTDLDRVMSRIGEVADNIKDITDSLKVSIASPESAQNISEALANLRELTGSLKTVVADNQQRLNRIVVNMDRFTGDLSDISTQNKAALNDTIKNFQVASRQMQTTIAALTSVMQKVDKGEGTIGQLVNNKQTIEDLNSTLASLKDVSNKIAKGEGTIGKLINDDTTVTKIDDALTSINDYLARADAWRVFVEYRGEYMFKEESLRSELNVRLQPKADKFFLIGVVDDPRGKRAETDSYKTVDQDGHVTTTHSNTVNYNRDDLTFNAQFGKRFWDLVLRAGIFSSTGGIGADYYLWDDKIRLTAEAFEWRMDTAPRVRFSANYDFWNYFYMSAGVDDIFSKSGDTSFFLGGGIYFSDDDLRFLLTKAPTSP from the coding sequence ATGGCCGGAGTTTCCACAGAGGCCAAAGTCGGCATTTTCGTTCTGGTGGGCGTGGCCATCCTCGCCTACATGACTATCCGCCTGGGCGATTTCAAGCTCGGCGGCCCGGAGGGCTATAAGGTCTACGCCGTTTTCGACCAGGCTTCGGGCCTTAAGAAAATGGCTCCGGTGGAGATGGCCGGCATCCAGATCGGGCAGGTGCAGCAGATCGCCCTGGACCGGGGCAAGGCCCGGGTGACCATGCTTATCAGCAAGGACGTGCCCCTGGCCGAGGACGTCACCGCCCTGATCCGCACCCGCGGCGTGTTGGGCGACAAGTTCATCGCCCTGGAGCCGGGCAGCCCCGGCGCCCCCAAGCTCAAGCAAGGCGAGCAGATCACGCGGGCCGAAGTGCCCACGGACCTGGACCGGGTGATGAGCCGCATCGGCGAGGTTGCCGACAACATCAAGGACATCACCGATTCGCTCAAGGTCTCCATCGCCTCGCCCGAGTCGGCCCAGAACATCAGCGAGGCCCTGGCCAATCTCCGGGAGCTCACCGGCAGCCTCAAGACGGTGGTGGCCGACAACCAGCAGCGCCTCAACCGCATCGTGGTCAACATGGACCGCTTCACCGGCGACCTGAGCGACATCAGCACCCAGAACAAGGCCGCCCTCAACGACACCATCAAGAACTTCCAGGTGGCCAGCCGCCAGATGCAGACCACCATCGCCGCGCTCACCTCGGTCATGCAAAAGGTGGACAAGGGCGAGGGCACCATCGGCCAGTTGGTCAACAACAAGCAGACCATCGAGGACCTGAACTCCACCCTGGCCTCGCTCAAGGACGTGAGCAACAAGATCGCCAAGGGCGAAGGCACCATCGGCAAGCTGATCAACGACGACACCACGGTGACCAAGATCGACGACGCCCTGACCTCCATCAACGACTACCTGGCCCGGGCCGACGCCTGGCGGGTGTTCGTGGAGTATCGCGGCGAGTACATGTTCAAGGAGGAGTCGCTACGTAGCGAGCTGAACGTGCGCCTGCAACCCAAGGCGGACAAGTTCTTCCTCATCGGCGTGGTGGACGACCCCCGGGGCAAGCGGGCCGAGACCGACTCCTACAAGACCGTGGACCAGGACGGGCATGTCACCACCACCCACTCCAACACGGTCAACTACAACCGCGACGACCTGACCTTCAACGCCCAGTTCGGCAAGCGCTTCTGGGATCTGGTGCTCCGCGCGGGCATCTTCTCCAGCACCGGCGGCATCGGGGCCGACTACTACCTCTGGGACGACAAAATCCGGCTGACCGCCGAGGCCTTCGAGTGGCGCATGGACACCGCGCCCCGGGTGCGCTTCTCGGCCAACTACGATTTCTGGAACTACTTCTACATGTCGGCGGGCGTGGACGACATATTCAGCAAGAGCGGGGACACCAGCTTCTTCCTGGGAGGCGGCATCTACTTCTCGGACGACGACCTGCGCTTCCTGCTGACCAAGGCGCCCACCTCGCCCTAG
- a CDS encoding DUF362 domain-containing protein: MSGQGKDLDRREFIGRAAKAGLGVAAVGALAWWGYDGKGPDATSGAAPSVKLPSYAVRGRERRLAIVKSSHRVPALRAGLEALGGLGAFVGAGQRVLIKVNAAFASPPALCATSNPELVAELVRLCKKAGAREVIVTDNPINDPASCFELSGIGPAARAAGARVMLPHPAAFASYSLPGGRLIQNWPLLWGPLEGVDRVIGLAPVKDHHRSQASATMKNWYGLLGGRRNVFHQDINGIISELGRMVTPSLVIADGVVSLARNGPTGGSLEDLKPTGTMILGTDQVAVDSVAVGLLGLSPSQVAWLGLAQKAGVGTTDYQALKPRLVELG, encoded by the coding sequence GTGAGCGGCCAGGGCAAGGATCTTGACCGCCGCGAGTTCATTGGGCGCGCGGCCAAGGCGGGCCTGGGCGTGGCCGCTGTGGGGGCTTTGGCCTGGTGGGGCTATGACGGCAAAGGCCCGGACGCCACCAGCGGCGCGGCCCCCTCGGTGAAGCTGCCCTCCTATGCCGTGAGAGGCCGTGAGAGGCGCCTGGCCATCGTCAAAAGCAGCCACCGGGTTCCCGCCCTGCGGGCCGGCCTGGAGGCGCTGGGCGGCCTGGGAGCCTTCGTGGGCGCGGGGCAGCGGGTGCTAATCAAAGTCAACGCGGCCTTTGCCAGCCCCCCGGCGCTCTGCGCCACCTCCAACCCCGAGCTGGTGGCCGAGCTGGTGCGCCTGTGCAAAAAGGCCGGGGCTCGGGAAGTCATCGTCACTGACAACCCCATCAACGACCCGGCCTCCTGCTTTGAGCTTTCGGGCATCGGCCCGGCCGCCCGGGCCGCCGGGGCGCGGGTGATGCTGCCCCATCCGGCTGCCTTCGCGTCCTACAGCCTGCCCGGCGGGCGGCTCATCCAGAACTGGCCCCTGCTCTGGGGGCCGCTGGAGGGGGTGGACCGTGTCATCGGCCTGGCCCCGGTCAAGGACCACCACCGCTCCCAGGCCTCGGCCACCATGAAAAACTGGTACGGCCTGCTGGGAGGCCGCCGCAACGTGTTTCACCAGGACATCAACGGCATTATCTCCGAGCTGGGGCGCATGGTGACCCCCAGCCTGGTCATCGCCGACGGGGTGGTCTCCCTGGCCCGCAACGGCCCCACCGGAGGCTCCCTGGAGGACCTGAAGCCCACGGGCACCATGATCTTGGGTACCGACCAGGTGGCCGTGGACAGCGTGGCCGTGGGCCTGCTGGGCCTCAGCCCCTCGCAGGTGGCCTGGCTGGGCCTGGCCCAAAAGGCCGGGGTGGGCACGACCGATTACCAAGCGCTCAAGCCGCGCCTGGTGGAGCTGGGCTGA
- a CDS encoding universal stress protein: MAFDLIIAATDFSPGAGEAFAQALALAKRQGARLLLVHVLPPLMPPSPLMDEVAVTQTTMALREGLRASSLQELEALASQAEEVTLETRLIEGDPARELAALAKGTGAGLLVLGHTGVSGLAEAVFGSVAQKLVRRAPCSVLVARPMLPEPASDM; the protein is encoded by the coding sequence ATGGCTTTCGATCTGATCATAGCCGCCACCGATTTCTCCCCCGGCGCGGGGGAGGCCTTTGCCCAGGCCCTGGCCCTGGCCAAGCGCCAGGGCGCGCGCCTGCTCCTGGTCCACGTATTGCCCCCTCTCATGCCGCCCAGCCCGCTGATGGACGAGGTGGCGGTCACCCAGACCACCATGGCCCTGCGCGAGGGCCTGCGCGCCTCCAGCCTGCAAGAGCTGGAGGCCCTGGCTTCCCAGGCCGAGGAGGTTACACTGGAGACCCGCCTCATCGAAGGCGACCCGGCCCGCGAGCTGGCCGCCCTGGCCAAAGGGACCGGGGCCGGGCTCCTGGTCCTGGGCCACACCGGGGTCAGCGGCCTGGCCGAGGCGGTGTTCGGCTCGGTGGCCCAGAAGCTGGTGCGCCGGGCCCCCTGCTCGGTGCTGGTGGCCCGCCCCATGCTCCCAGAGCCCGCATCGGATATGTAA
- a CDS encoding HAD-IIB family hydrolase, producing the protein MGLVVFSDLDGTLLDHHTYSWEAARPALEALSAGGTPLVLCSSKTRAEMIPLHAELGLSGPFIAENGGGVFAPPDCVVAKGETWIDAGGGWRVHEIGLPIAEVRERAKGFLAELGLTGFGEMSDRQVAKLTGLSKEQAAKARAREFNEPIMPPTSEEQGQALIAAAEQAGLQVTRGGRFWHLLGGGDKGKAVRLLKVLYAKRDPVLSTMALGDAQNDLSMLEAVDHPVLVARPDGSHASLELEGLTREPLAGPAGFNHAVLAVLGEGA; encoded by the coding sequence ATGGGACTGGTGGTCTTCAGCGATCTGGACGGAACCCTGCTGGATCACCACACCTACTCCTGGGAGGCGGCGCGTCCGGCCCTGGAGGCTCTCTCCGCCGGGGGAACCCCCCTGGTGCTCTGCTCCTCCAAGACCCGGGCCGAGATGATCCCCCTGCACGCCGAGCTGGGCCTGAGCGGCCCCTTCATCGCCGAGAACGGCGGGGGCGTCTTCGCGCCGCCTGATTGCGTGGTGGCCAAGGGCGAGACCTGGATCGACGCGGGCGGCGGCTGGCGGGTGCACGAAATCGGCCTGCCCATTGCCGAGGTGCGCGAGCGGGCCAAGGGCTTTTTGGCCGAGCTGGGCCTCACCGGCTTCGGCGAAATGAGCGACCGCCAGGTGGCCAAGCTCACCGGCCTGAGCAAGGAGCAGGCGGCCAAGGCCCGCGCCCGCGAGTTCAACGAGCCCATAATGCCCCCCACCAGCGAGGAGCAGGGCCAGGCGCTCATCGCGGCGGCCGAGCAGGCTGGCCTGCAAGTCACGCGGGGGGGCCGCTTCTGGCATCTGCTGGGCGGCGGGGACAAGGGCAAGGCGGTGCGCCTGCTCAAGGTGCTCTACGCCAAGCGCGACCCGGTGCTGAGCACCATGGCCCTGGGCGACGCGCAGAATGACCTGTCCATGCTGGAGGCGGTGGACCACCCGGTGTTGGTGGCCCGGCCCGACGGCAGCCACGCGTCCCTGGAGCTGGAGGGCCTGACCCGAGAGCCCCTGGCCGGACCGGCGGGCTTCAATCACGCGGTGCTGGCCGTCCTGGGCGAAGGGGCCTGA
- the thiC gene encoding phosphomethylpyrimidine synthase ThiC, producing the protein MAQTQLQAARAGQATPAMETVAAAEGMALDTLMALVAEGKVAIPANPAHTSLKPCGVGQGLRVKVNANLGSSPDRCDPAEEAAKLHAALEAGADAVMDLSTGGDLTQMRRQVLELSHAPVGTVPIYQAAVEVTGEGRGIIDITADDVFRVIEQQAEEGVDFMTVHCGVTQQAVQRLRTEGRITDVVSRGGSFLTCWMLANEKENPLYEQYDRLLEICQKHDVTLSLGDGLRPGCLADATDRAQITELITLGELTDRAWDAGVQVMIEGPGHVPLDQVQANIQLQKRLCHNAPFYVLGPLVTDVAAGHDHVACAIGGALAGWAGADFLCYVTPSEHLALPGPDEVYEGVIVTRIAAHAADIAKGNQEAIARDRAMAQARKAMDWEAMFGLCLDPKTARAMRAGSPPGEEEVCTMCGKYCAMKLVNEHLHGKG; encoded by the coding sequence ATGGCACAGACCCAGTTGCAAGCGGCCCGCGCGGGCCAGGCCACCCCGGCCATGGAGACCGTGGCCGCGGCCGAGGGCATGGCGCTGGACACCCTGATGGCCCTGGTGGCCGAAGGCAAGGTGGCCATTCCGGCCAACCCGGCCCACACCAGCCTCAAGCCCTGCGGCGTGGGCCAGGGACTCAGGGTCAAGGTGAACGCCAACCTGGGCTCCAGCCCGGACCGCTGCGATCCGGCCGAGGAGGCCGCCAAGCTCCACGCCGCCCTGGAGGCCGGGGCCGACGCGGTGATGGATCTCTCTACCGGCGGAGATTTGACCCAGATGCGCCGCCAGGTCTTGGAGCTGAGCCACGCCCCGGTGGGCACGGTGCCCATCTACCAGGCGGCGGTGGAGGTGACCGGCGAGGGCCGGGGCATCATCGACATCACCGCGGACGACGTGTTCCGGGTCATCGAGCAGCAGGCCGAAGAGGGCGTGGACTTCATGACCGTGCACTGCGGGGTGACCCAGCAGGCGGTGCAGCGGCTACGGACCGAGGGGCGCATCACCGACGTGGTGAGCCGGGGCGGCTCCTTCCTCACCTGCTGGATGCTGGCCAACGAGAAGGAGAACCCGCTCTACGAGCAGTACGACCGGCTGCTTGAGATCTGCCAGAAGCACGACGTGACCCTCTCCCTGGGCGACGGCCTGAGGCCCGGCTGCCTGGCCGACGCCACGGACCGGGCCCAGATCACCGAGCTGATCACCCTGGGCGAGCTGACCGACCGGGCCTGGGACGCGGGGGTGCAGGTGATGATCGAGGGTCCGGGCCACGTGCCCCTGGACCAGGTGCAGGCCAACATCCAGCTGCAAAAGCGCCTGTGCCACAATGCGCCCTTCTATGTGCTCGGGCCGTTGGTGACCGATGTGGCCGCCGGGCACGACCACGTGGCCTGCGCCATCGGCGGGGCCCTGGCCGGTTGGGCCGGGGCGGACTTCCTGTGCTACGTGACCCCCAGCGAACACCTGGCCTTACCCGGCCCGGATGAGGTATACGAAGGGGTGATAGTCACGCGCATCGCGGCCCACGCGGCGGACATCGCCAAGGGCAACCAGGAGGCTATCGCCCGCGACCGGGCCATGGCCCAGGCCCGCAAGGCCATGGACTGGGAGGCCATGTTCGGCCTGTGCCTGGACCCCAAGACCGCGCGGGCCATGCGGGCGGGCTCCCCTCCGGGCGAGGAGGAAGTCTGCACCATGTGCGGCAAGTATTGCGCCATGAAGCTGGTGAACGAACACCTGCACGGCAAGGGCTAG
- a CDS encoding ABC transporter ATP-binding protein, with the protein MGTNGNIIELVDIHKAFGSFKVLKGVNLSIPQGKTTVIIGRSGGGKSVMLKHMIGLIKPDQGQVLVKGNDIVRMGDHQLNQVRHSFGMLFQDAALFDSMNVMDNVAFPLREHSKLSEKEIMEAVSQKLAMVGLPGVEEKLPSELSGGMRKRVGLARAIALEPEIILFDEPTTGLDPPLSAAINRLIKDTQERLGITAVVISHDIEGAYDVGHNIAMLYLGEIIAQGTPDEIRNSDNAVVQQFVHGRAEGPIEVI; encoded by the coding sequence ATGGGCACCAACGGCAACATCATAGAGCTGGTCGACATCCACAAGGCCTTCGGCTCGTTCAAGGTGCTCAAGGGCGTGAACCTGAGCATTCCCCAGGGCAAGACCACGGTGATCATCGGGCGCAGCGGCGGCGGCAAGAGCGTGATGCTCAAGCACATGATCGGCCTGATCAAGCCCGACCAGGGCCAGGTGCTGGTCAAGGGCAATGACATCGTGCGCATGGGCGACCACCAGCTGAACCAGGTGCGCCACAGTTTCGGCATGCTCTTTCAGGACGCGGCCCTGTTCGATTCCATGAACGTGATGGACAACGTGGCCTTTCCTCTCCGGGAGCACAGCAAGCTCTCGGAAAAAGAGATCATGGAAGCGGTGTCCCAAAAGCTGGCCATGGTGGGGCTGCCCGGGGTGGAGGAAAAGCTGCCCAGCGAGCTGAGCGGCGGCATGCGCAAGCGGGTCGGCCTGGCCAGGGCCATCGCCCTGGAGCCGGAGATCATCCTCTTCGACGAGCCCACCACCGGCCTGGACCCGCCCCTGTCGGCGGCGATCAACCGCCTGATCAAGGACACCCAGGAGCGCCTGGGCATTACCGCGGTGGTGATCAGCCACGACATCGAGGGGGCCTATGACGTGGGGCACAACATCGCCATGCTCTACCTGGGCGAGATAATCGCCCAGGGCACCCCGGACGAGATCAGAAACAGCGACAACGCGGTGGTGCAGCAGTTCGTGCATGGCCGGGCCGAAGGGCCCATAGAGGTTATATAA
- a CDS encoding XdhC family protein: MREFLAAVCEHLASGSNLCLATIVEATGSAPRSRGSQFFVYDSGFYGTIGGGRFEADIIAQARACLSQGRADLAHHRLQGKDVADMEMICGGDVSVYLEPLTAGDQEALAIYRAAASAAARGRRSLLATLVAPGPMDAVGGRKLLLGADGGAVGSLGDNGLVPALGQELERLSGADGPQLWLSPEVPAQRLLLEPIIERPTVYIFGGGHVSQKLAPLVSMAGFSLVVADDRPEWANRQRFPQAAEIWNDPLDAVLADHELGSEAYVVIVTRGHLYDKEVLGQALRHKAAYVGMIGSRRKREMIYRALAEEGVSSETLAWVHSPIGLDIGAETPEEIAISIIAELVAVRAGKSAGR; this comes from the coding sequence ATGCGCGAATTTCTGGCAGCTGTGTGTGAACATCTGGCCTCGGGCTCGAATTTGTGCCTGGCCACCATTGTCGAGGCGACCGGATCGGCTCCCCGCTCGCGGGGCAGCCAGTTTTTCGTTTATGACTCTGGATTTTACGGCACCATCGGCGGCGGACGCTTCGAGGCGGACATCATCGCCCAGGCCCGTGCCTGCCTGAGCCAGGGGAGGGCCGATCTGGCCCACCATCGCTTGCAGGGCAAGGACGTGGCCGACATGGAGATGATCTGCGGCGGCGACGTCAGCGTGTACCTGGAGCCCCTGACCGCGGGCGACCAGGAGGCCCTGGCCATCTACCGGGCCGCGGCCTCGGCGGCGGCGCGGGGGCGGCGCAGCCTGCTGGCCACCCTGGTGGCTCCGGGGCCCATGGACGCGGTGGGCGGGCGCAAGCTCCTGTTGGGCGCGGACGGCGGCGCGGTGGGCTCCCTGGGCGACAACGGGTTGGTCCCGGCCCTGGGCCAAGAGCTGGAGCGCCTGAGCGGGGCCGACGGCCCCCAACTCTGGCTGAGCCCGGAGGTCCCGGCCCAGCGGCTGCTCCTGGAGCCCATCATCGAGCGGCCCACGGTGTACATCTTCGGCGGCGGGCATGTGAGCCAGAAGCTGGCCCCCCTGGTGTCCATGGCGGGCTTCAGCCTGGTGGTGGCCGACGACCGGCCCGAGTGGGCCAACCGGCAGCGCTTCCCCCAGGCGGCGGAGATATGGAACGATCCCCTGGACGCGGTCCTGGCGGATCACGAGCTGGGCTCCGAGGCCTACGTGGTCATCGTCACCCGGGGCCACCTCTACGACAAGGAGGTCCTGGGCCAGGCCCTGAGGCACAAGGCGGCCTACGTGGGCATGATCGGCAGCCGCCGCAAGCGCGAGATGATCTACCGGGCCCTGGCCGAGGAGGGCGTGTCGTCCGAGACCCTGGCCTGGGTGCACTCACCCATCGGATTGGACATCGGGGCCGAGACCCCGGAGGAGATAGCCATCAGCATCATCGCCGAGCTGGTGGCGGTGCGGGCCGGCAAGAGCGCCGGACGCTAA
- a CDS encoding DEAD/DEAH box helicase, with amino-acid sequence MIKDESPAKQTQPQEPRTPEAPVGTPFSDFDLPPELLKGLSDSGYERCTLIQEKAIPLGLEGRDVAGEAKTGTGKTAAFLVPIFAHLARDKERKPGEISVLIVSPTRELALQILQDAQAIGRHMDLKMLAVFGGVDYKKQADALREGVDLVAATPGRLIDYMKQRILDYRKVKFLVIDEADRLFDMGFVDDLRWVLRRLPKYDQRQTMLFSATLGWRVMELTYEYMNPVAKISVVSNTKTVSQVTQEMYHCSAYEKLNLLLGLLKKEDWERVMIFTNTKRVVDMLTFKLKAHGLPAEGISGDITQPKRLKLMEAFKKGELKILVATNVAARGLHIDNVSHVINYDVPADPEDYVHRIGRTARAGAVGKAITICCDEYATHLPYVEEYLGDKIPVVFAEEDMFLPDDTPAYRRPPRRNDGRGRPGGGGGGGRGRSRSGGGGKPSGGQRRGRSSGRGRGGGKSSGGGGRSS; translated from the coding sequence ATGATCAAGGACGAAAGCCCCGCAAAGCAGACCCAACCCCAGGAGCCCCGCACCCCCGAGGCCCCGGTGGGCACCCCCTTTTCCGACTTCGACCTGCCCCCCGAGCTGCTCAAGGGCCTGTCCGATTCGGGTTATGAACGCTGCACCCTGATCCAGGAGAAAGCCATTCCCCTGGGCCTGGAAGGCAGGGATGTGGCCGGCGAGGCCAAGACCGGCACCGGCAAGACCGCGGCCTTCCTGGTGCCCATCTTCGCCCACCTGGCCCGCGACAAAGAGCGCAAGCCCGGCGAAATCAGCGTGCTCATCGTTTCGCCCACCCGCGAGCTGGCCCTGCAGATTTTGCAGGACGCCCAGGCCATCGGGCGGCACATGGACCTGAAGATGCTGGCCGTGTTCGGCGGGGTGGACTACAAGAAGCAAGCCGACGCCCTGCGCGAGGGGGTTGATCTGGTGGCGGCCACGCCCGGCCGGCTCATCGACTACATGAAGCAGCGCATCCTGGACTACCGCAAGGTCAAGTTCCTGGTCATCGACGAGGCGGACCGCCTGTTCGACATGGGCTTCGTGGACGACCTGCGCTGGGTTCTCCGCCGCCTGCCCAAGTACGACCAGCGCCAGACCATGCTCTTCTCGGCCACCCTGGGCTGGCGGGTGATGGAGCTCACCTACGAGTACATGAACCCGGTGGCCAAGATCTCGGTGGTCTCCAACACCAAGACGGTCAGCCAAGTGACCCAGGAGATGTACCACTGCTCGGCCTATGAGAAGCTCAACCTGCTTCTGGGCCTCCTCAAAAAAGAGGACTGGGAGCGGGTGATGATCTTCACCAACACCAAGCGGGTGGTGGACATGCTGACCTTCAAGCTGAAGGCCCACGGCCTGCCCGCCGAGGGCATCAGCGGGGACATCACCCAGCCCAAGCGCCTCAAGCTCATGGAGGCCTTCAAGAAGGGCGAGCTCAAGATCCTGGTGGCCACCAACGTGGCCGCCCGCGGCCTGCACATCGACAACGTGAGCCACGTGATCAACTACGACGTGCCCGCCGATCCCGAGGACTACGTGCACCGCATCGGGCGCACGGCCCGGGCCGGCGCGGTGGGCAAGGCCATCACCATCTGCTGCGACGAATACGCCACCCATCTTCCCTACGTGGAGGAGTATCTCGGTGACAAGATTCCCGTGGTATTCGCCGAGGAAGACATGTTCCTGCCCGACGACACCCCGGCCTACCGGCGGCCTCCCCGCCGCAATGACGGGCGCGGCCGCCCCGGCGGCGGCGGGGGAGGGGGCCGTGGCCGGAGCCGCTCCGGCGGCGGCGGCAAGCCTTCTGGCGGCCAGCGCCGCGGCCGGAGCTCCGGCCGGGGCAGGGGCGGCGGCAAGTCCTCCGGCGGCGGGGGCAGGAGCTCCTGA